The Pectinophora gossypiella chromosome 15, ilPecGoss1.1, whole genome shotgun sequence genome segment aaaaatatCGCCTTTCATTTCTACCTTTCAGTTTACTTTTGACTGTTTTGatattacttatattgttttttatttttgatatttttttatatttgtattgttttttacatttcCGTACAATGCCGCCGAAAAGTCCGAAGTACCTACCTGCTAAACAACAAAAGGCACCGGCAGTGGTAAGGATATACGCGTATTACTCATAGTCACCTAAGGCCTATAGGCTTTTAGCAAAAGATGAAGCAGAGAATGTAGTGCTTCTTCACCAAAATCTCGGGTTTCTTCAGAATTTGGGATGCTAAGATACGATGAGctatgatgtgtgtgtgtgtgtgtgtgtgtgtgagagagagatgGGTGGGTGGAGCTTAGCTGTAAGCTGTTGcattaggtaagtaccttcTGTCCATTTGGACCATATGCTATGCCCTGACACTCATACTGGAACACAACCTAATCTTTCTCTTTCATTCACCTTTAAAAACTGTATTTGCAGGATCTAGCGGAGCTCTGCAGAAAGAAATTCCTTGCAAAATGCAGGTTCAAGGCTCTGGTTCGCAGAGTTATCGCCAATTTGTACTGGTTAGCTGAGGATGAGGAGCTGTATGAGGGAGACGATGTGAAGAGACGCGTCGAACAGGCCATGAGAGCCAAAACTAGGAAAAAGACCCTGCTCAATATTAATGTTAGATGTTGcgattattacaaaatacttaatagttattgtaaattattcaaaaactaGACCAGAAATTCACCTGAGTAGACAACCCAgccctttttctttttatgaaacAGTACCAGTACTCttccattttcaaaaaaatattataattatagaaaaaaatataatctaacgTTTGCAGGATAAAGCTCTATTGAACAAGCCAGCCGAACAACGAACTGAGGCGGAGAAAAAATACATCTACCGCAAGATCGGTGGCTTAAAGTGTTTCAAGCGTTATCCAAATGTGAGTAGTAAGAGTAATTTCTAATTCAACTTCTATCACCGTTCCGGTTTTCATTACAATTACGTGCAATTACTTACTTGCCGTTACGATTTACATTTACATCTGTATTCCAGTTTTCCTCTCattcaaaaagaaatatttattagaatTAAAGTACCTCCTTATCACTTCAATCCTATGCCTATTTTAACAGCACGTGAAGAGAAGACTAGCAGCGGCTACATACTTTACATACTACGGGCCAAACAGGGTTATTGTCCGACAGCACCAAGATGCTCATGCTTTATACTTCGTAGTGTCTGGCGAAGTCACTGTGAGTGTACTGGTGTTCGATGAGCTGCTACAGAAGAACGTCTCCGTCAATGTGTTCGTCATGCATGGCGGAGACATGTTCGGAGAAGTTTCCTTGCTCCATAATGTTAAGAGGACTGCTACTTGTATTACTACCGGTGAGACGATCTTAGATCAGGTCCCATACTTTTctccaattaaaaataaaatatgtaatgtaTTGAGGTGGATCATCAGTCAACAATTTTTGGTGACATAAGTTATCGTCTCGTCGCTGCTGAAGCGCCACCAGGACATAACACTTTTGTTACGACGTGCCTGTGACGCTCAACACCTGAACAAGTGTTTTTACTTACTTCCAATACAAACCACAGGAGAACGTATCGATCAAACATTTATATGTTTCTAAGGAAGTTATCTCGTAACTGTAACCCTGTTTTCGCAAGTACGAATTGATCTTTCAATTGAAAAATAGTTGTTTGGTATTCCAGACCATTGTGAGTTCCTAGCATTGATGAAAGAAGATTTCAAAAATGTGCTACAGGCTTCTCTGCAGAAGCAGTGGGATGATGTTAAACAAGCTATGTTGTATTTCAACTACTTCGATGGCCTTGATGAGGTAATAGATGATCATGAATTGTAAAATGTTTCACagtaattacataatatttagcGTTTAAAGTTGTGAAGATAACTATTTCTCAGACACACTATGTAATTAAGTAATATGTAATCTAAGTCAATTAGGAAGTTTACTTCTGCCTATTAAGGATAGGCCTGTGTGGCTAGTAGTGTGACTTATAGTATAAgttctttatgtatgtatgttatgaattTTGCACACAGGTAGCCCAAAGAGAAGGTTGCATTGTAGCCAAAATGAAAAAATTTGAAACGCACGAAACTATCCTTGGCGATGGTGTAGGGTTGTCCAACTTCGTCTATTTTGTGCTATCAGGACGCTGTCAGATGACAGAGTCCCTGAAAATATCCGTCAAAGAGAATATGGGCAAGCAAGTTTACACTCTATTCGACCCTTTCGTAAGTATAGTACTGTTTTCCTCAGTTTGGATATAAGTTaggtttaaatttaaaaatcgtTCAACCATAACAGCCAAAGCTTAAATAATAAGCTCTTAAACTTTTTAAACTTCTTAGATTTTGATTCTTAATAATAAGCACTAGAGAAAGTCGTTACAGGTTTGATTTTATGCAAATTCTGTATTGCATATGTTAAATCTTATTCTAGGTGCAAACGACAGACAGTGAACTTGAGCTTcacaacaaatattttaaatcgCCGCCTAACACATCTTCTAAACTGAGAAAGGAGTCAATTACTAGTCCAGCTCGGAGCTCATTGAAAGCCAGATCATCAGACCCCGTCAATTTATCAAAACATACAAGTGAACTAGCAACTTCATCCAGACAGTCCAAACTTGAAAGTACATCAATAGGTACGAATATATCAAAGAAAACTACTTTCGAAGAGGCCAAGAGCGAACCCAAAAGTGATAAAGAAGAGGAATTTATCGCAAGTGATGCAGTAAAGAATGACCCTCATGTCAGAACTGACAGTATTATACCGGAAAAAGTTTTGTTGGCAGTGAGAGACGAGCCAAGACCTTCCATAAGGTTAGAGTTATACTTTTACACTAAGGTTACTAAATATTTATActgaactagcttttgcccgcgacttcgtccgcgtggcgtgttatataagagagagatctttgtgtgtgtgggagtgcatatcaaatttcaagcatctaacttatgcagtttagattttttcatacattttttttcccaataactcccatttttcaaaatacagccaaaaataaactttatatttactaaggtatgcatgcatgctagattgaatcaattgattgaattgatttttttttaattgattgttcattgagttttaattttaatacacacttcctctcttcccttcaacgttgctgtgccctacagggtccatgttttagttcctatgcctatgtaacaccccattgtactacatggaattcaataaataatttaattgaattgaattgaaaacatctatcttacgcggttccgattttttcatacaaatgtttttttcccgcttactcacgattccgtgggaattttgcaatatcctgttgcaactaagctttaagtttactaaagtacctgcatgccaaatttcaagcgtctaacttaagcggtttagatttttcatacaaaaggattttcccgctaatttccgttcccgtgggaattccgggaattcctttcttagtgcacctccacggtacctaagctatgtcccttccaaatttcaaatgcctacgtttagccgttcaggctatgcgttgatatgtcag includes the following:
- the LOC126373462 gene encoding uncharacterized protein LOC126373462, with the translated sequence MPPKSPKYLPAKQQKAPAVDLAELCRKKFLAKCRFKALVRRVIANLYWLAEDEELYEGDDVKRRVEQAMRAKTRKKTLLNINDKALLNKPAEQRTEAEKKYIYRKIGGLKCFKRYPNHVKRRLAAATYFTYYGPNRVIVRQHQDAHALYFVVSGEVTVSVLVFDELLQKNVSVNVFVMHGGDMFGEVSLLHNVKRTATCITTDHCEFLALMKEDFKNVLQASLQKQWDDVKQAMLYFNYFDGLDEVAQREGCIVAKMKKFETHETILGDGVGLSNFVYFVLSGRCQMTESLKISVKENMGKQVYTLFDPFVQTTDSELELHNKYFKSPPNTSSKLRKESITSPARSSLKARSSDPVNLSKHTSELATSSRQSKLESTSIGTNISKKTTFEEAKSEPKSDKEEEFIASDAVKNDPHVRTDSIIPEKVLLAVRDEPRPSIRYSLGEELKQLQTAAITSLRTYFMQVCIFNPGSTFGFGENMRDRRIVALTPVNCMLLPKMWLLQRNTANIWSRIQHYLEKKIPTKKQLFDEFVNQRKWREYRDSVVEEIVSRSNTINYTTVHDVPYSIRMEELFDI